Within Spinacia oleracea cultivar Varoflay chromosome 4, BTI_SOV_V1, whole genome shotgun sequence, the genomic segment gattttcctatttcaaaaatgattagcaagttggcatttttactactaaaaatgtcacttgcaacaatcatacatcttttcaaaattcaaacttttcaaaatacaaaaatgcaaactttcaagattcaaggatgttcaaagttgtttgcaatcacttctttgaactagaatcactttcaagtatggagtaatcaaagatgacacctttctagcttttaaaggtttagtcttttgagattcaagactccatttttcaatatacaagttcaagttttcaaaattcaagatcccacaatgtttagggttgctcatgactacttccctaaactaggatcctttcaaaataagagcacatcaaagatctaaccttttcaacattaaaaggcccgatctttgagattcaagtctcttaagtttcaatatttcaagttcaagttcaaatacttcaagttcaacatttcaagattcaaactttcaagttcaagttctatatgcaaaatctaggatactttgggatgagcaacttctcccaagttgagatttttggctttgaattcgtgtcgggcgcacttattttaaggagctgcttggcgttcgaatctcatgtacccaagtacaaatttcaatattgcaatttcaattatgcacctttcaatattgcaatttcaattatgcacctttcaattccgcaatttcaatatcgcactttcaattccgcaatttcaatatcgcactctcaattccgcatctttacttgcttagtccttctaggcaatttggacctactccctagtccatctctagggggtcttgtatttactaattccactcttatttactattgtgatgttgctttatttgctttattgctttcatcactatacatgctaaatacaacaaaatacaaggttacatcacgcctaacaaagataatttcttggacaaaccaatcttaggttcccttaaattaactttaaagcaaagtgaccaccatacaaagtagagattctattcgctctaaattcaaacccacatagtctaaactagggtattttcgaaaatgctatgtcacgtactcgaataatttctaaagctcttggaataagcatctcgttcccgtgcccggatctcacccatccgtttcgaagattcaagtcttatcctaatagagtcatttgcggtctttccaaacaagaccctaaataatatttggtggcgactccttcgaggtacaaaaatacgatggtttctaaaaaccaccccccttgtagggaattgcAATACATACGCAAAAAAAACCCCCTATACCATGTCGCCTCATCAGGCATTAGACCACAAAACTTTGACAAttttaacatccttagttcgcgtactacgcactttaatATCTAGGCTTTTGACTGAACTTTCCTCGAAAGATAAaatttggtctaactctatggtttCCGGTTGCAACACGTGCGATTTATCCGGAACATACTTCCTGAATTGAGAAATGTGGAACAAATTATGCATTAGATCTGTGCAAGTCCATTTGGTAAGGCTAGTCTATGAGCTACATTTCCTATcttttctaagatctcataggGACCTATGTACTTTGGGCTTAGCTTTCCTTTTTTTGCCAAACCTCATTACacccttcattggtgaaactttgagcaacactttgtcacccaCTTAGCATTTTTTGTCCCTGCGCTTCAAGTCTGCATATCTCTTTTGACGATCTTGCGCTGCTTGAATCTTTGACTGGATAGTCctaatttggttcatggtgatcatttgaggtcctaacacaactgtctcactaatgtcactccaacatagtgaacttctacatttattttttctatacaagacctcaaatggtgtcattcctaTGCTGACATGATAGTTATTTTAATAGGAAAACTCAATAAAATCTAAGCTATCTTCCCAACCTCCTTGAAAATCAATTACACATGCACGAAGCATATCCTCAAGTGTCTGAATGATTCTTTCAGTATGTCCATCTGTGGTTGGATGGAATgttttactcattttcaatgtcgtaccaaagttcttctgcataCTCTTCCagaaatttgaaagaaaccttgaatccctatccgatacgatatccttaggaactccatgtagtctcacaACGTACTGAATGTAAGTCTTAGCAAGTTGCTCCTTTTTCCAGGTCTCTTTCACTGTTATAAACACTACTGAATTGGTCAATCTATCTACAACaacccaaatggtatcatttccgACATtcggtaaacaagtgacaaaatccattgaaatacagtcccatttccaaatCGGAATTTCTAATGGTtgaacctttccttgaggtctcctatgctatATTTTGACCTTCTGACCAGTCAAACATCTAGCTACAAACTCAGCTACTTCATTCTTCATCCTTGACCACCAATAGATTTTCTTCAGAACCTTATACAAATTTTCACCgtctgggtgcacagaatatggtgtattgtgaccttctctcatgagCTTCTCTTTCAACTcttcacacttttgaggcacacaccaccttcctttgtacctcaaaatCCCATCATCATGGATCCTAAAATCCGTCTCCTTTCCTTGCCGaatattttccttgattcgctccaacttcacaTCTCTAGCCCGATTTGATCATggtcttttgcgacggggagTGAGTCTGTCATAGATGACTTTTCGCAACGGGAGTTTAGCCCGTCGTGTTTGtctttttgcgacgggattttcgcCTGTCATAATTAATAGGGTATTGCGACGGAATTTTTCCTTTCACAATaagcttttgcgacggaatGATGACGGGGTAGTCAATTATGACGGCCCCCTTTCATGACGGGATAATAACGGGTAATCTCATCGTAATTAGTCTTTTATAACAGAttaacgacggaatttcccATAATAAATAGAACCTTTTCCAGTAGGGTTGTCATTGGAATTGCTCTAACAACAAGTATTCCACGTAGCTTGAGCTGTTATTGAGGTTGTGAGCAGTAAAGCCACTAATACATAAAGTTGGTTCTTTAGCCTTCTAGATTCTTATTTAGGCACTACTATAAGAACTCGTGAATACCCACTTGAACTCTTAAAGAGAATTACCATAATTGAAATTATCAAAGTTaaatctatactattattaaaactccaaggcAAAAAATGCCATCTAGCTTGCCACATGTCGATTCACGTATCGTCAACTTTGACATGTCATCTCATGTATTTTTCTTGATCATGAAAAAATGTTAGTTACAAGCTTTGAACTCATTACCTCTCATTTGGTAAACACATATTTTAACCACTATGCCACAACTCATTTTGATATTCGTTATACATTCACAATTATATTAACTCAATATAATTAGAAAAATGGCCTGAATCATTTTTTAATAGTCTCACATCACTAATTACTCATTACTTTTACAAGTTACTAATCCTTACATGATAAAATTTAAGGGAAATTTTTGAAAAACCACCTTTAAAAGAGAGATTTTGCGAGAAaccacctttaaaaaaaaaatcttgcgAGAAGAAACctagtttataaaatattttgtaaGAGACCACCTTTAGCCAGATTTCGGTGATTGACTTGATTTTCCGGCATTAACCACCCCACGTGGGACCCATGTGACAAACTTCCCTCCCCTTTCTTTCTAATTTTTGCCTGCTTTCCTTCCATTTTCATTCTTTGTGCTCTACAACCATCATTTACAATGGCTAACATTTACAAATTTACTCATCACTACATCCTCCAATATCTCCCAACTATTTCTTAAAATCTGCATATATTTATCTTCCATAAACAAGATATATTGTAAAGCAAAAATTAAATTAGACTAGATAAGCTCAAAACGagttatataataatctaattgtTCCATATTTCTACTATCCGGGACATCGCCCGGAACACTAACTAGTTTCATTTATATAttaaaactaacaaaaataggAACTCATGAACTTAGTTAATTAAAGTGAACACATggaatttattttaaagttatcaactgtacaaaaaaaaaaattcttatacataattaaatatacttcgtattacgtTTAAGATTATACATTGTTTTCGAATTATATGTGAAAATAAAATGAATGGACATAGAATTTTTCACATAAGTAGTTCCAATTTATTAGGAATATTATGTGTCTCATTTGATGAGCACGTATAATTGCATACAACCACGTACGTATAAGTACATATCTTTAGGCTACAAATTGTAAACATAAACATCCTACGTATACAAATATAGGTCCCTTTTGGAACCCCCATGCATTAGGCAATTACAAAATGATCGAtctaattaattgataatcCTACAATTTTTCCTAATCTCTCCATTTGATCCAGTAAGTGGACTTATATTCCCCATTTTAATCATTGCATTTgcaaaatcattaaaaaaagCCCGGAAATTGTTACTATACAACCTAACCAACCCATCTTGTGATCCACCATTGAACAACTCTTGATCAGAGTGAAGAAGCCCACGGTTAGTCACGAGGTTTTGGAAGTAAGCATTGTCGAAACGGTTTGGCGAAAAGATGTCAAGGGGAGCTAGGTTGTTGTCGCCGGTACCGGAGGCGGGGCCGGGACATGTTGCTTTACGGGTGGTGGCGAAGTTGGGGGCTATATTGGTATCGTTGTAGATGTGGGACCGGAAACTGGAGCATTGAGCCTGGCCGATAGTGTGGGCCCCGGATAGGGCGGTCATGTCTCGAGCATTTAGGCCTTGGGCGGCGAATAAGGAGATCAAGGTACTGAGGCTTGCCGAGGGTGGTGGGAGGTTGGTGTTGGCTGCACTTTGGCTTGCTGTTCTTGCGTCTTTTCTTCCTAATGGTACTGGCCAGGAAGGGCCTCCTAACTGCATCATAAATCATACGGGTACATCAATATTATTGCATGGATTAATTAATATTACTATATATTATTGTAagctatttttttaattttaaataaagtaatttatttcctaactttaaaatttcAATAATTCAATCACTAGTTGTGAAAGATGCATAACAATaatttatattttgtttttgaCAAACTTTTTTCATTTATATTCACAAAATGACAATAAACTTTAATGTAATTGCTATAGAGTTTGTGATTGATGGGAAACATATACAGTCGTTATACATTAATTTGGTTTGGTATTGTCTAAATTATTAAGCTTGAGTGTCGGAGAATTACATTTAGTTTATattgaaaattaataaattaaacgTACATAAAAAAAGCAATTAAGTGGTTTATAATTGTAGTTTGTATTTAAAGAAAAATGAACTAATATACTTTCTACGTAAAACAAGGGGATGACTTTCAATGTTTTTGTGTGGTGTAGCTAGAGAGATGCAAGGAAACTGTTGTAGATAGCGAGATTCGATCTCTAGTCATGTATATCATTTTCTCCTAGTGTTTTTATCCATTAAGTTAGTTGACATTGCATTATTACTTTCAATATATAACATGTGAGCAccgttttattatttaaactaaTCTTCTGtaaataattttgattttcaaacaAGTTTAAATCTATTAACTTTATAAAATCAGTACTTACCAGTGCCACCCCTTCTTGAGCAGCAAGTGCTAAGATGTCTGCGCACGAAACTGTTCCATTACAAGCCGCTTCAACATTTGTTTTTATAGTATCAATAACGTCGAAACCTCTAATGGAGTTTTGATTAGGGAATGCATTCTTTTCTCCGGTAAAGGAAGTCGTATCATCTAGAAGTACAGATGCATCGCAACCCTagatttccaaaataaaaaaaatttgataattagacaatctaatatatatatataaaggggagttttttcaaaagcatttagagcgccacgtaagaTTGTTCAGTCATACaataatttattaaatttattttaaagtaataaaaatgaGATTAAAAAATTGGGATAAATATTGGTATTAAAATATGATGAGATAAAGATAAAATTATGATTAGATAGATATAATTTCAAAATTCTATCATTTCAGAAATTATGCTGATATAATCAGGTTCCTTCCATCATTTAGCATAcatatcataaaaaaaaaaatacgtactcatcatatatatatatattttgacgGGAAGATACATAGCATATCATTATACATTTATACTATAGATTGTGCATTTATAGCTTTATCTACGTAATTTAGAACTTTTTCCTTAATTTATGTGttagttaataatttttttattttttgtagtCATTGGTATCTGTAAATATGATTTGCATTTAATTAATATGCTTTTTTTTGTAGTTCTTTTGCTAGTAAGTAAAATaatagggtgatgataaaggtcacaagttgtcacaatcttacgtgtcgcaatTTAATtcgtacatataggcgccacgtaggctatgtgtcgtcagaatatttttactattaattcaatatttttactatgaaaatatgaaaataagatagtcgatataaagaaggaaacaaattagatcgaatattaagattttcctaccttttttgaaacatgtataatagattatataagttaaatattttagttttcaatttaaatcatgacacataagcatgtcatgtcatcattgtgacacgacttaaaggtcgcatgttgcaacctttatcattttcgaaaataatatTCTAATCAAACTATAAAAAATATCATTATTAGATGTAAAATTCATATTCTACTCACATTTACAAAACAATCGTGAAAGAACAATCGAACTATAGACGCCCCAATACGTGGTTCTCTGGATAAAGCTTGTCTCATCGCATTGCGTACTATACCTTGAAGATTACGGCATGTTGTTGAATAAAAAAAAGGCGTGAGTTGGGCATTAGTAACGCATGCAAAAAGGgaaataattgaaaaaattGCGAAAATTTTGATTGTCGAAGCCATGATGAGGTTACTGATAAAAATGATCGAGGGGAAgaacgaaaaaggaaagcttAATTTGGTATAAATAATTGGAAGCTAAGTTTTGATGAAGAATAGGTAATGGTACGTTAAGTATATATAGTAGAGCATGTGTGTGTGGAAAAGCTAGGTTTGATCCTGCATGCATGGGAGAGTAACGTTAAGCAATTGACGTAATGTCAAAGATTGCAGCTAAACGCGTTTACTTTGAATTTTTGTGAGATTTTTATTCTATGGTCAGTTGACGTGGATTGAATTTGTATATATATGATGTCATACAATTTATTATACAGACAATTTTAGTTTCTGCCTTAATTTGACTAATATTATCAGATAAtgtatagtactccctccatcccataTTTATAGTCTCGTTTGACAAAAAATACGTGTTTTAAGAAAATTGAactatagtacatgaaaaagtggaataaaatACAAAGAATGATTGAGTTACATGTAAAAGTGGAATAAAATACATGGATAATATAATATAGTACATataaaagtggaatatagtacatgaataagattttcattGCATTTTTagttaatatagtacatgagaaagtggatACAAGGCTATAATTCTAAGACGCACGATTTAAAAAATATGACTATAATTTTGATACCATAATAATTATAGATAATGAGATGAAGGAGTCAGTGTCATTACAGAGGATTTTAAGTGTCGTATTGTAGTGAGTAGTATTGAAGATAAGGTTTGGAGAAAGATTGACTTGGCTACTGTCCgtctaataattaataatgaacttTTGATTCTGATCAACTCGATCTTCTTGTATTATCTCAATTCTCAAATGGCAACGGCAAGTGGTCCATAAAATTAAGGGTATCGAACCTAGGCCGAGGCAAACTCTAAT encodes:
- the LOC110783750 gene encoding peroxidase P7, with translation MASTIKIFAIFSIISLFACVTNAQLTPFFYSTTCRNLQGIVRNAMRQALSREPRIGASIVRLFFHDCFVNGCDASVLLDDTTSFTGEKNAFPNQNSIRGFDVIDTIKTNVEAACNGTVSCADILALAAQEGVALLGGPSWPVPLGRKDARTASQSAANTNLPPPSASLSTLISLFAAQGLNARDMTALSGAHTIGQAQCSSFRSHIYNDTNIAPNFATTRKATCPGPASGTGDNNLAPLDIFSPNRFDNAYFQNLVTNRGLLHSDQELFNGGSQDGLVRLYSNNFRAFFNDFANAMIKMGNISPLTGSNGEIRKNCRIIN